In a genomic window of Flavobacterium sp. KACC 22761:
- a CDS encoding PLP-dependent aminotransferase family protein, whose translation MLRPWQFEIHLDKKSDKALYLQIADAIINAIKSGNLAVGNALPGSRKLAELLHVNRNTVVEALDVLIAEGWVISIDRKGTFIAELSTASISSSKIQKHFPYNEDEIKPSLIFDDGLPDSRLAPMNDLARSYREIFSRKSRWQIMGYSNELGNIEFRKAIAQMLNFKRGMNIAPNQICITRGSQMAMYLASHCLLSKGDFVMIENPGYKPAWEAFENAGAALLPVTIENDGIAIDEVENYLKKYNSIKAIYVTPHHQFPTTVTMSLKKRLRLIELSNQYGFSIIEDDYDNEFHFGLRPILPISSYSNAQNSVYIGTLSKIVAPALRIGFIASSVENIEKIGKHRKIIDVQGDNIMEEAVLNLINEGQIKRHLKKANLIYKSKRDYFDRLCQEHLKDKIIYTKPEGGLAFWIVPKSNIDLQPICEKLLQKGIQIMSPEKFSFKTPISGLRLGYASLTEKQMEEGIIALSKLL comes from the coding sequence ATGTTACGACCGTGGCAATTCGAAATTCACTTAGATAAAAAATCAGACAAAGCGCTTTATCTGCAAATCGCCGATGCGATTATCAATGCCATAAAATCTGGAAATTTAGCCGTAGGGAATGCTTTGCCGGGAAGCAGAAAACTTGCCGAATTGCTTCATGTAAACCGAAATACTGTCGTTGAGGCTTTGGATGTTTTAATTGCTGAAGGCTGGGTGATTTCTATTGATCGAAAAGGAACTTTTATTGCTGAATTGTCAACTGCCTCCATTTCTTCTTCAAAAATACAAAAACATTTTCCATACAATGAAGATGAAATAAAACCCAGTCTTATTTTTGATGACGGACTTCCCGACAGCCGACTAGCGCCCATGAACGATTTGGCGCGTTCCTACCGAGAAATATTCAGCAGAAAATCCCGCTGGCAAATTATGGGCTACAGCAATGAATTAGGAAATATTGAATTCAGAAAAGCCATTGCCCAAATGCTTAATTTTAAGCGTGGAATGAACATTGCACCAAATCAAATTTGTATTACAAGAGGCAGTCAAATGGCAATGTACCTCGCCTCACATTGTCTTTTATCGAAAGGCGATTTTGTGATGATCGAAAATCCGGGTTATAAACCGGCGTGGGAAGCTTTTGAAAATGCCGGTGCAGCCCTCCTTCCTGTAACTATTGAAAATGATGGAATTGCAATAGATGAAGTCGAAAATTACCTCAAAAAATACAATTCCATAAAAGCGATTTACGTAACGCCTCATCATCAATTTCCAACAACCGTAACAATGAGTTTGAAAAAAAGATTACGATTGATCGAATTATCAAATCAATATGGTTTTTCTATTATTGAAGATGATTATGACAATGAATTTCATTTTGGTCTGCGCCCAATCTTGCCAATTTCAAGCTATAGCAATGCTCAAAACTCTGTTTACATTGGCACCTTGAGTAAAATTGTTGCTCCTGCGCTTCGCATTGGCTTCATCGCTAGTTCTGTCGAAAATATAGAGAAAATAGGAAAACATCGCAAAATAATTGATGTTCAAGGCGATAATATCATGGAAGAGGCTGTTTTAAATCTTATTAACGAAGGGCAAATAAAACGTCATCTAAAAAAAGCAAATCTTATTTATAAATCAAAAAGAGATTATTTTGACAGGCTTTGCCAAGAGCATCTAAAAGACAAAATCATATACACAAAACCTGAAGGCGGTCTTGCTTTTTGGATTGTTCCTAAATCAAATATTGACCTTCAGCCAATTTGTGAAAAATTACTTCAAAAAGGAATTCAGATAATGAGTCCAGAAAAATTTAGTTTTAAAACTCCAATTTCTGGATTGCGATTAGGTTATGCTTCCTTAACCGAAAAACAAATGGAAGAAGGCATTATTGCTCTTTCAAAGTTATTGTAA
- a CDS encoding DUF2024 family protein, whose protein sequence is MKVAVWDTYVTRKDGKIMHFDILVDENTDDANQVFEFGRIYLKSVAQEGQPLTSKECNFCHIDKAPIEIENQISENGFSIIEMENCN, encoded by the coding sequence ATGAAAGTAGCAGTGTGGGATACCTACGTAACCCGAAAAGACGGTAAAATTATGCATTTTGATATTTTAGTAGATGAAAATACTGATGATGCAAATCAAGTTTTTGAATTTGGACGAATTTATCTAAAATCAGTAGCGCAGGAAGGACAGCCTTTAACGTCAAAAGAATGCAATTTTTGCCATATTGACAAAGCACCTATTGAAATTGAAAATCAAATTAGTGAAAATGGTTTTTCTATAATCGAAATGGAAAACTGCAATTAA